In Streptomyces nojiriensis, the sequence CCGGTAAAGGGGTGGGGTAAAGCAGTCGGCTGCGGATGCCCTGGGAGGGCATCCGCAGCCGCCCCGCTTCGTCAGAGGTACTGACCGGTGTTTGCCACCGTGTCGATGGAGCGTCCGGTGTCCGCGCCTTGCTTTCCGGTGACGAGGGTGCGGATGAATACGATCCGCTCGCCCTTCTTTCCGGAGATGCGGGCCCAGTCGTCCGGGTTGGTGGTGTTGGGCAGGTCCTCGTTCTCCTTGAACTCGTCCACGCAGGCCTGGAGCAGGTGGGAGACCCGCAGGCCCTTCTGGTTGTGTTCGAGGAAGGCCTTGATCGCCATCTTCTTCGCCCGGTCGACGATGTTCTGGATCATCGCGCCGGAGTTGAAGTCCTTGAAGTAGAGGACTTCCTTGTCGCCGTTGGCGTACGTGACCTCGAGGAAGCGGTTTTCCTCGGTTTCGGCGTACATCTGCTCGACGACGGTCTGGATCATGCTGTGGACGGTGCCGGCCGAGGAGCCCTGGTGTTCGGACAGGTCGTCCGTGTGCAGGGGCAGCGAGGCCTTGAGGTACTTGGCGAAGATGTCCTTCGCGGCCTCGGCGTCCGGGCGCTCGATCTTGATCTTCACGTCGAGGCGGCCGGGGCGCAGGATGGCCGGGTCGATCATGTCCTCGCGGTTGGAGGCGCCGATGACGATGACGTTCTCCAGGCCTTCCACGCCGTCGATCTCGGCGAGCAGCTGGGGGACGATGGTGTTCTCGACGTCCGAGCTGACTCCGGATCCGCGGGTGCGGAAGAGGGATTCCATCTCGTCGAAGAAGACGATGACGGGGGTGCCCTCGCTGGCCTTCTCGCGGGCGCGCTGGAAGACGAGGCGGATGTGCCGCTCGGTCTCGCCGACGTACTTGTTGAGGAGTTCGGGTCCCTTGATGTTCAGGAAGTAGGACTTTCCTGCTGCCTGTCCGGTCACCTCGGCGACCTTCTTGGCAAGGGAGTTGGCGACGGCCTTGGCGATGAGCGTCTTGCCGCAGCCGGGCGGGCCGTAGAGCAGGATGCCCTTCGGGGGCCGCAGTTCGTGTTCCTTGAAGAGGTCGGGGTAGAGGTACGGGAGCTCGACGGCGTCGCGGATCAGCTCGATCTGGTCGCCCAGGCCGCCGATCTTGTCGTAGTCGATGTCGGGGACCTCTTCGAGGACGAGGTCTTCGACCTCGCTCTTGGGGACGACCTCGTAGACGTAGCCGGAGCGGGGTTCGAGCAGGAGGGCGTCGCCGGGGCGGATGGTGATGTCCAGGAGCGGCTCGGCGAGCCTCACCACCCTTTCCTCGTCGGTGTGCCCGACGACCAGGGCGCGCTCGCCGTCCTCGAGGATCTCCTTGAGGGTGACGATGTCCCCGGCCCGCTCGAATTCCATGGCCTCGACCACGTTGAGGGCCTCGTTGAGCATGACCTCCTGGCCGCGCCGGAGGTCTTCCGGGTCGACGCTGGGGCTGACGTTCACGCGGAGCTTTCGGCCTCCGGTGAAGATGTCGACGGTGCCGTCCTCGTTCGCTTGCAGGAAGACACCGAAACCGGCCGGCGGCTGTGCGAGCCGGTCGACTTCTTCCTTGAGGGCCACGATCTGGTCTCGGGCCTCACGGAGGGTATTCGCGAGTCGTTCGTTCTGTGCGGATACGCCGGCCAGATTTGTCTGGAGCTCGACGATCCGCTCTTCGAGAATCCTCGTGTGTCGCGGAGAGTCGGCGAGCTTTCGTCGCAGGACGGCGATTTCCTGCTCGAGATAGGCAACCTGGCCGGCGGGGTCCTCGGACCCTCGCGCGGGCCGGATGCCGCGGTTGATGTCGTCGTCGTGGGCTGCCACGGTCCTCACCTCCTCCAAGGGGAGCTGGACGCTTCCTGACCCTACCTGGGCTGGTGGTGATTGAAACCCCTAGATCACAAAGACGGTAGAGGTGTGTCCGATCTTCACCCTTGCGTACTCCCTCACGCCAAGGAAATACCCACCCATCAAACTCGGGAAGCAGCCGGTTGTAAGGTCGAACCGTTCAACACCCGTCAGGGCTCGCGCGACTTGCTGCGGGCCGTGACCGGGATGGATCACTCAGCGCAGGGAACGGCAGGAGATATGACCGTGCAGCAGGAGGCTCCGACGGGCGGCGGCGGCGAGGCCGGCGAGCCGCTCGAGGTCTGGATCGATCAGGACCTGTGCACCGGGGACGGCATCTGCGTGCAGTACGCGCCTGAGGTGTTCGAGCTGGACATCGATGGTCTGGCGTACGTGAAGAGCCCGGAGGACGAGCTGCTGCAGGACGCGGGGGCGACCACTCCGGTTCCGCTGACGCTGCTCCAGGACGTGGTCGACTCGGCGAAGGAATGTCCGGGGGACTGCATTCACGTACGGCGCGTTTCGGACAGGGTGGAAGTCTTCGGCCCGGACGCGGAGTGACGTTTCAAACACTCCTGGCGGCCGAGTCCGTCAGCTCCTGGCGGAATTTTCCGTCGTGCCAGCGCCACTTGGCGAGCTGCTTGGTGTCGGGGCTGTAGCGGGGTACATCGGGTGAGGAGTAGCCGACGAGGGTTGCCGTGACGGTGCCGTCGCGCACGGTGAGCTCGGTGGCGGTCTGCCGTCGGGCGGTGTCGAGCAGGGTGGCGACGACGCGGGGGCGGGTGCCTTGGGCCGGGTCCTGGGTGAGTACGTAGATCGCGTGGGGCGGGGTGCCGGAGCCGGCTTCGCAGCGGACGGCGGCGACGGTCTCGGGGCGGCGGTCGCCGTCGAGGTCGCCCTGGGCGCTGATGGTGACGGTCTGCGGGGCGCCCTTGCAGTCGAGGGGGTAGGTGACCCCCGCCGGGTCCGGCGCGGTGGCCTGGGGGCCCTTCGCGGGGGGTTCGGCGGCGGTCGCGGTGGTGTCGGTGGCCGGGGTGCCGGTGGCGGGCTGTACGAGTCCTGCGGCGGCTATGACTGCTGCCATGGCGGTGGCCGTGGCGAGCCAGTGGACGGGCCTGGTGCGGCTGTGCTCCAGGGTGTGCGGGAGCGGGGCCGTCTCGGCGTGGCTGTGCGGCACGCGGGGTGTCTCCTGTGCGAAGGGTGACGAGGAGCCAGCATCGTGCCACACGTCACAGGGTGGTGGAACGGCCGGGTCCGGGGCTGGTGCACGGGACAACGAAAAGGCGCTGTGGCTCAGTTCCCGGGTGGTCGGGGGAACTGGGCCACAGCGCCTTTGTGTTGGGTCTGCGCCGGGTCTGCGGGGCCGTTATGCGGAGCGGTCGCTGCCGGGGCCGTCGTAGTCCTCGCCGTAGGCGCCCTTGGCGGGGCGGCGGCGGCGCATGGGGGGCTCGACGCCGTCCGCGAGGCGGCGGGCGGTGACGAGGAAGCCGGTGTGGCCGATCATCCGGTGGTCGGGGCGGACGGCGAGGCCTTCCACGTGCCAGTTGCGGATCATCGATTCCCACGGCTGCGGCTCGGCGAAGCAGCCGATCTCGCGGATGGACTCGACGGTCTTGGACAGCTGGGTGGTGGTGGCCACGTAGCAGCAGAGGATGCCGCCGGGGACCAGGGCCTTGGAGACGGCTTCCAGGCATTCCCAGGGGGCGAGCATGTCGAGGATGACGCGGTCGACGTCCGTGTCGGACAGGTTGTCCTGGAGGTCGCCGACGGTCAGCTGCCACGCGGGGTGGGGTCCGCCGAAGTAGCGTTCGACGTTGGCGGTGGCGATCTCGGCGAAGTCCGCGCGGCGCTCGTAGCTGTGGAGCATGCCCTGGTCGCCGATGGCGCGCAGCAGGAAGCTGCTCAGGGAGCCGGAGCCCACTCCCGCTTCCACGACGCGTGCGCCGGGGAAGATGTCGGCGAAGGCCAGGATCTGGCCTGCGTCCTTGGGGTAGACCACGGCGGCGCCGCGGGGCATGGACAGGACATAGTCGGGGAGCAGGGGGCGCAGCGCGAGGTATGCGACGTTGCCCGTGGTGCGGACAACGCTGCCTTCGGGAGCACCGATCAGCTCGTCGTGCGGGAAGGAACCCTTGTGGGTGTGGAAATTCTTCCCGGCTTCGAGCGTGAACGTGTAGTGGCGGCCCTTGGGGTCGGTGAGCTGTACCTGGTCCCCGACCTCGAAGGGCCCGCGTCGGCGGGCGGCACCGGTCGGTTCGGACATGTGACCAGTGTATTGGCTTCAGGACTGGGGCCGTGCCATGGCCTTCACGAAGGCCTTTTCGACGTCGAGGGTGGACAGGACGCCGTAGATGGCGCCGCCGGGTTCGAGGACGAGGTATTCGGTGGCGGGGGTGGCGCGGAGGTGGTCGAGGAGTTCTTCGCCGGTGAGGTCCGCTGAAACCTTCATGCCGTCGGTGAGGTCCTGGGCGAGGGTGCTGACGGCGACCCAGGGGCGGCGGTGTTCGGGGACGGAGGCGATGGCGGTTTCGCGGACGATGGCGGTGGGGTCGCCTTGTCCGTCGACGACGACGAGGGCGCGGGCGCCGGCTTCGTTGGCGCGGCGGAGGGCCTCGGAGAGGGGGGTGGCGTTCTCGACGGGGATGGCGCGTCGGGTGAGGGTGCGGGCGCGCAGTTCGGGGAGGTGTTCGCGCAGGCGGGCCATGCGCAGGCTGTTGCCGGCGCCGGTCCAGATGATGCCGGCGAGGATGGCGGCGAGGAGGGCGTCCATGACGGTGTTCATGCCGCCGATTTCCTCGGTGCGGTTGCCGAGGACTCCGGTGTGGGTGAGGAGGGGGAGGCCGAGGAGGACGGCGAGGGCGAGGCCGCGGCCGACCCAGGCGGCGGCGACGGTGCCGGTCATGGGTTTGCCGGTGATGCCCCAGATGACGGCGCGGAGCATGCGGCCGCCGTCGAGGGGGAGGCCGGGGAGCAGGTTGAAGGCGGCGACCAGCAGGTTGGAGATCATCAGGCCGGCGAGGAGGACGCCGGGGACGGTGGCCGGGTCGACGGCTTTCATGCCGAGGTAGAAGGCTCCGGTGAGGACGAGGGAGAGCAGGGGGCCGACGAAGGCGAGGACGAATTCGCGGCCGGGTGTCTCGGATTCCTTTTCGATCTCGGAGACTCCGCCGAAGAACTGGAGCTGGATGCGGCGCACGGGGAGTTTGAAGCGCAGGGCCGCGACGGTGTGCGCGAGTTCGTGGACCAGGACGGAGGCGTAGAAGGCGACGGCGAAGAAGAGGGAGACGAGGTAGCGGACGGGTCCGAGGTCGGGCAGGACGCGGTCGAGCTGGTCGCCGAAGACCCAGGTGATGAGGGCGGCGACGAGGAACCAGCTGGGCGAGACGTAGACGGGCACGCCGAAGGGGCGGCCCATGAGGAGTCCGCCGCCCGGTCCGGAGCGGCCGCCTGCGCGCTCGCCGGTTTCGTCGGTGTCTGCCACGGTTGTCCTTCGTTCGGTGCTGGTGTTTCCAGTGTGTTCTGTTCGCGTACGGGGTGGTGCTGTAGCGGGTTGTGATGCTCCGATCATGCAGTGCGAGGGGGCTTGGCGTCGATGGTATGCGCGTCCTGTCGGTGGCGGGTCGTAGGGTTTTGTGCATGACGACGAGCCCCGGTGCTGTGCCTGGCGCAGCCGATGCCGATGCGCGGAGCGCTGTGGCGCCCTCTTCGCTCTCCCCTTCGCGGGCGAGCGATTTCATGCAGTGCCCGTTGCTGTACCGGTTCCGGGTGATCGACAGGCTGCCGGAGAAGCCCAGTGCGGCTGCTACCCGCGGGACGCTGGTGCATGCGGTGCTGGAGCGGCTTTTCGATCATCCGGCGCAGGAGCGGACGGCGCCGCGGGCGAAGGCGTTGGTTCCGGGGCAGTGGGACCGGTTGCTGGAGTCGAAGCCGGAGCTGACGGAGCTGTTCCCGGAGGGTGACGAGGGGGCGGGGCTGGCGCGGTGGCTGACGGAGGCCGAGGCGCTGGTCGAGCGGTGGTTCACGTTGGAGGACCCGACGCGGCTGGAGCCGGTGGAGCGGGAGTTCTTCGTGGAGACGGAGCTGGAGTCGGGGCTGCGTCTGCGGGGGATCATCGACCGGGTGGACGTGGCGCCGACGGGCGAGGTGCGGATCGTCGACTACAAGACGGGGAAGGCGCCGCGGCCGGAGTACGCGGAGGGTGCGCTGTTCCAGATGAAGTTCTACGCGCTGGTGGTGTGGCGGCTGAAGCAGGTGGTGCCGCGGCGGCTGCAGCTGGTGTATCTGGGCAGTGGGGACGTGCTGACGTACGACCCGGTGGTGGCGGATCTGGAGCGGGTGGAGCGCAAGCTGCTCGCGTTGTGGGAGGCGATCCGGGAGGCGACGGAGTCGGGTGAGTGGCGGCCGCGGCCGACGAAGCTGTGCGGCTGGTGTGATCATCAGGCGGTGTGTCCGGAGTTCGGCGGTACTCCCCCGCCCTATCCGCTGGTGATCTCGCCGCGGCCGGGGGCGGAGCTCCCGGCGGAGTCGTGATCTTGGTGTCAGGGCAGAATGGACGGGCCTGCCGTAGCCGTCCGACGAATTCGAGGTAGACCCCGTGGCGATCCGCGTCCTTCTGGTCGACGACCAGCCGCTGCTGCGCACCGGCTTCCGGATGATCCTGGAGGCGGAGGAGGACCTGGCGGTGGTCGGTGAGGCCGGGGACGGGCTGCAGGCGCTGGACCAGGTGCGGGCGCTGCAGCCCGATGTGGTGCTGATGGACATCCGGATGCCGCGGATGGACGGGGTGGAGGCGACCCGGCAGATCACGGGTCCGGAGCGCGACGGGCCGGCGAAGGTGCTGGTGCTGACCACGTTCGATCTGGACGAGTACGTGGTGGAGGCGCTGCGGGCGGGGGCGAGCGGGTTCCTGTTGAAGGACGCGCCGGCGAACGAGCTGGTGCAGGCGATCCGGGTGGTCGCGGCGGGTGAGGCGATGCTCGCGCCGAGTATCACGCGGCGGCTGCTGGACAAGTACGCGGGGCATCTTCCGTCGGGTGAGGAGAGCCTGCCGAACACCCTGGGGACGCTGACCGAGCGTGAGGTCGAGGTGCTGAAGCTGGTGTCGCGGGGGCTGTCGAACGCGGAGATCGCGGCGGATCTGTTCGTGAGCGAGACGACGGTCAAGACGCATGTGGGGCACGTGCTGACGAAGCTGGGGCTGCGGGACCGGGTCCAGGCGGCGGTGTACGCGTACGAGAGCGGTCTGGTGCGCCCCGGGGCCCAGTAGGTCCGGCCGGGCGCGGATACGCGGAGGGGGCCGTACGTGCGTGCACGTACGGCCCCCTCCGCGTGGTGCCGGGCCCGCGGCGGGGCGGGCCCGGCTGCGCCGGCGTCAGCCCTTGCTGATCTCCCAGAAGCGGAAGACGGTCGAGGCGTCGAGGGACCACTGCAGGCCGCTCACGTTCTGGCGGGTGACGGCGTACTGCTTGCCCTGCCAGAGCGGGATGAGCGGGAGCTCCTCGGCGACGATGTCCTGGAGGCGGTTGTAGTCGGTGTTGGCCGCGGTGCGGTCGGACTTCGCGGAGGTCGACGGGATGATCGTCCCGGTGATCTCCTTGTTGTCGTAGTTGTTGCTCAGCACGTTGTCCGGGCCGAAGAACGGCTGCGTGAAGTTGTCGGCGTCCGGGTAGTCGGGCACCCAGCCCTTCACGTACACGCCGTACTTGCCGGCCTGGATGTCCTTCTCGTACTGCTCGTACTCGACGGACTTGACGTCGGCGTCGAAGAGGCCGCTGTCGTTGAGCTGCTTGGCGATGACCTCGAACTGCTGGTCCGTGGAGGGGCCGTAGCGGGACGGGGTGGAGTACAGGGTGAGCTTGACCTTGCCGTTGATGCCGCCGGCCTTGAGGACGGCCT encodes:
- a CDS encoding ferredoxin: MTVQQEAPTGGGGEAGEPLEVWIDQDLCTGDGICVQYAPEVFELDIDGLAYVKSPEDELLQDAGATTPVPLTLLQDVVDSAKECPGDCIHVRRVSDRVEVFGPDAE
- the arc gene encoding proteasome ATPase codes for the protein MAAHDDDINRGIRPARGSEDPAGQVAYLEQEIAVLRRKLADSPRHTRILEERIVELQTNLAGVSAQNERLANTLREARDQIVALKEEVDRLAQPPAGFGVFLQANEDGTVDIFTGGRKLRVNVSPSVDPEDLRRGQEVMLNEALNVVEAMEFERAGDIVTLKEILEDGERALVVGHTDEERVVRLAEPLLDITIRPGDALLLEPRSGYVYEVVPKSEVEDLVLEEVPDIDYDKIGGLGDQIELIRDAVELPYLYPDLFKEHELRPPKGILLYGPPGCGKTLIAKAVANSLAKKVAEVTGQAAGKSYFLNIKGPELLNKYVGETERHIRLVFQRAREKASEGTPVIVFFDEMESLFRTRGSGVSSDVENTIVPQLLAEIDGVEGLENVIVIGASNREDMIDPAILRPGRLDVKIKIERPDAEAAKDIFAKYLKASLPLHTDDLSEHQGSSAGTVHSMIQTVVEQMYAETEENRFLEVTYANGDKEVLYFKDFNSGAMIQNIVDRAKKMAIKAFLEHNQKGLRVSHLLQACVDEFKENEDLPNTTNPDDWARISGKKGERIVFIRTLVTGKQGADTGRSIDTVANTGQYL
- a CDS encoding tRNA (adenine-N1)-methyltransferase; the encoded protein is MSEPTGAARRRGPFEVGDQVQLTDPKGRHYTFTLEAGKNFHTHKGSFPHDELIGAPEGSVVRTTGNVAYLALRPLLPDYVLSMPRGAAVVYPKDAGQILAFADIFPGARVVEAGVGSGSLSSFLLRAIGDQGMLHSYERRADFAEIATANVERYFGGPHPAWQLTVGDLQDNLSDTDVDRVILDMLAPWECLEAVSKALVPGGILCCYVATTTQLSKTVESIREIGCFAEPQPWESMIRNWHVEGLAVRPDHRMIGHTGFLVTARRLADGVEPPMRRRRPAKGAYGEDYDGPGSDRSA
- a CDS encoding site-2 protease family protein; translation: MIGASQPATAPPRTRTEHTGNTSTERRTTVADTDETGERAGGRSGPGGGLLMGRPFGVPVYVSPSWFLVAALITWVFGDQLDRVLPDLGPVRYLVSLFFAVAFYASVLVHELAHTVAALRFKLPVRRIQLQFFGGVSEIEKESETPGREFVLAFVGPLLSLVLTGAFYLGMKAVDPATVPGVLLAGLMISNLLVAAFNLLPGLPLDGGRMLRAVIWGITGKPMTGTVAAAWVGRGLALAVLLGLPLLTHTGVLGNRTEEIGGMNTVMDALLAAILAGIIWTGAGNSLRMARLREHLPELRARTLTRRAIPVENATPLSEALRRANEAGARALVVVDGQGDPTAIVRETAIASVPEHRRPWVAVSTLAQDLTDGMKVSADLTGEELLDHLRATPATEYLVLEPGGAIYGVLSTLDVEKAFVKAMARPQS
- a CDS encoding RecB family exonuclease, with amino-acid sequence MTTSPGAVPGAADADARSAVAPSSLSPSRASDFMQCPLLYRFRVIDRLPEKPSAAATRGTLVHAVLERLFDHPAQERTAPRAKALVPGQWDRLLESKPELTELFPEGDEGAGLARWLTEAEALVERWFTLEDPTRLEPVEREFFVETELESGLRLRGIIDRVDVAPTGEVRIVDYKTGKAPRPEYAEGALFQMKFYALVVWRLKQVVPRRLQLVYLGSGDVLTYDPVVADLERVERKLLALWEAIREATESGEWRPRPTKLCGWCDHQAVCPEFGGTPPPYPLVISPRPGAELPAES
- a CDS encoding response regulator, yielding MAIRVLLVDDQPLLRTGFRMILEAEEDLAVVGEAGDGLQALDQVRALQPDVVLMDIRMPRMDGVEATRQITGPERDGPAKVLVLTTFDLDEYVVEALRAGASGFLLKDAPANELVQAIRVVAAGEAMLAPSITRRLLDKYAGHLPSGEESLPNTLGTLTEREVEVLKLVSRGLSNAEIAADLFVSETTVKTHVGHVLTKLGLRDRVQAAVYAYESGLVRPGAQ